A single region of the Thermoanaerobacterium aotearoense genome encodes:
- a CDS encoding IS110 family transposase produces MSFLPNYISVGIDVAADFSWFCILTPDGREFKKPFKVDHDNADSLKNAALSIKKAEEQFSMKSKIFLESTGIYHFPLFCHLKELGFEVFVINPLITNSNKNIGIRKVKNDRLDAKRIAVTGYSPDTKVSVMPAELILNLRCLCREYYSLVDNHTSYVNKLKAQLHIVFPGFCNVFSDVTGIAAISLLKRFPTPEDVINAQTDEIVKLISTSSRKGLNYAKAKYDKLFKAAKNALNFRYNLPSVYDVLKVYIYFIEEFDKKINLILSKIKAFVDENKSEKFVQQIYYLDSIPGVGFLSAVTLMCEIGDFSAFRKPKQLFAYFGVDPSVNESGHFKGTDNKMSKRGSKIARRVLYAIALASVRVKRNGIAINPVLYDYYQKKKESKPKKVALGAIMHKISDIVFAVLRDNKPFVLKTPDEHQLQYQNIHKAA; encoded by the coding sequence ATGAGTTTTTTGCCTAATTATATTAGTGTCGGTATTGATGTCGCTGCTGATTTTAGCTGGTTTTGCATCTTGACACCTGATGGAAGGGAGTTTAAAAAGCCATTTAAGGTTGATCACGATAATGCTGATTCCCTTAAAAATGCTGCTCTGTCAATTAAAAAGGCAGAAGAGCAATTCTCCATGAAATCTAAGATATTTCTGGAGTCTACGGGAATCTACCATTTCCCACTCTTCTGCCACCTAAAAGAATTAGGATTTGAGGTTTTTGTTATTAATCCTCTCATTACTAATTCTAACAAAAATATTGGTATAAGAAAAGTGAAAAATGATAGACTTGATGCAAAACGTATTGCTGTTACTGGTTATTCGCCTGATACTAAGGTTTCTGTTATGCCCGCTGAGTTAATTTTAAATCTTAGATGTTTATGCAGAGAGTACTATAGCCTTGTCGATAATCATACTTCTTATGTGAATAAGCTTAAAGCTCAATTGCATATTGTTTTCCCTGGTTTTTGCAATGTTTTCTCTGATGTTACTGGAATTGCAGCTATCTCTCTGTTAAAAAGATTTCCAACACCAGAAGATGTCATTAATGCTCAAACTGATGAAATAGTTAAGCTTATTTCAACGTCATCCAGAAAAGGCTTGAATTATGCTAAAGCTAAGTATGATAAGTTATTTAAAGCTGCCAAAAATGCTTTGAATTTCAGGTATAATTTACCTTCTGTCTATGACGTACTAAAAGTGTATATTTATTTCATAGAAGAATTTGATAAAAAGATTAATCTGATATTATCTAAAATCAAGGCTTTTGTGGATGAAAATAAGTCTGAGAAATTTGTACAGCAAATTTATTACCTCGATTCTATACCTGGTGTTGGTTTTCTATCAGCGGTTACTCTTATGTGTGAAATAGGCGATTTTTCAGCATTTAGAAAGCCTAAGCAGCTTTTTGCATATTTTGGTGTAGATCCTTCTGTTAATGAATCTGGTCATTTTAAAGGTACTGACAATAAAATGTCCAAAAGAGGTTCTAAAATTGCCAGGCGTGTTCTCTATGCCATTGCTTTAGCTTCTGTAAGGGTTAAAAGAAATGGCATAGCAATAAATCCTGTACTTTATGATTATTACCAGAAAAAGAAGGAATCGAAACCTAAAAAAGTAGCTCTTGGAGCAATTATGCACAAGATTTCAGATATTGTATTTGCTGTTCTAAGAGATAATAAGCCTTTTGTATTAAAGACACCTGATGAACACCAACTACAATATCAAAACATTCATAAAGCTGCTTAA
- a CDS encoding fibronectin type III domain-containing protein, with the protein MKRFLSFITALAMVLFIFTVQSPIFADSNSTGATSLPDHITLTWTQDPTTTQTITWRTDTTVNLGQVQYGKDPSLKDAKIVDATVQKFSSDLGDMNIHSATMTNLDPGTTYYYRVGYGNNLNSIYSFTTEAKDTNSFKFLIFGDSQSGIATDPQYGPWKATIHNAYSTNKDSKFFVNVGDLVEIGQLYTHWNNWFDAAKGVIDAIPEMPVEGNHETYQSSNYDSGKPKDFVSQFPVPQNGPDSLKGQVYSFDYGNAHIVMLDSQEDEEETVSGDILEAQKAWLDKDLKSTNKTWKIVFFHKTPYYNKATRSNEQIKAAFQPIFDKYHIDVVFNGHDHGYSRTYPIKNDQYVKNPADGTVYVVTGRSGNKYYPDLSQKVWDAFFYDPQDQPNYIVATINGNTLTIKAVKQDGTPIDTYSITKNPDGTETDSPQTVIPTKYNATMVTIYGNMLQQPFMPSNPKQINGKWYVPARAFMQYLGSNVDWNANGTISITYGKTQANLNISSTKAQLNSKTLAIPDAIVLNNGLTWISADDLKALFGFSYKYDSNTNMLMFVK; encoded by the coding sequence ATGAAGAGGTTTTTATCTTTTATCACGGCATTAGCAATGGTGCTTTTCATCTTTACAGTACAAAGTCCAATTTTCGCCGACTCAAATTCCACAGGTGCCACAAGTTTACCAGATCACATTACGCTTACTTGGACTCAAGATCCCACTACAACACAGACGATAACATGGAGGACAGACACGACAGTAAATTTAGGACAAGTCCAGTACGGAAAAGACCCATCGCTTAAAGATGCCAAGATAGTTGATGCTACCGTACAAAAATTCTCATCAGATTTAGGAGACATGAACATTCACTCAGCTACCATGACAAATTTAGATCCCGGAACAACATATTACTACAGAGTAGGATACGGCAACAACTTAAACAGCATATACAGTTTTACAACAGAAGCAAAAGATACAAATTCATTTAAGTTTTTGATATTTGGCGACAGTCAAAGTGGAATAGCAACAGATCCACAATACGGTCCATGGAAGGCTACGATACATAATGCGTATAGCACAAATAAGGATTCAAAGTTCTTCGTAAATGTAGGAGACCTTGTTGAGATTGGGCAATTGTATACACACTGGAACAACTGGTTTGATGCAGCAAAAGGTGTAATAGATGCAATACCGGAAATGCCTGTTGAAGGCAATCACGAGACATACCAATCATCAAACTACGATTCAGGCAAGCCAAAAGATTTTGTAAGTCAGTTTCCAGTCCCGCAAAATGGTCCTGACAGCTTAAAAGGACAAGTCTATTCTTTTGATTACGGTAATGCACATATAGTGATGCTTGATAGCCAAGAAGACGAAGAAGAAACTGTTTCAGGCGACATATTAGAAGCACAAAAAGCATGGCTTGATAAAGACTTAAAGAGTACCAACAAAACATGGAAAATAGTCTTCTTCCATAAGACACCGTATTACAATAAAGCTACTCGTTCAAACGAACAGATAAAAGCAGCATTTCAGCCTATATTTGATAAATACCATATAGATGTAGTCTTTAACGGTCACGATCACGGTTATTCACGGACATATCCAATCAAAAACGATCAATATGTAAAAAACCCTGCAGATGGAACCGTATATGTTGTAACAGGAAGAAGTGGAAATAAGTATTATCCAGATCTTTCACAGAAAGTATGGGATGCCTTTTTCTACGACCCACAAGACCAGCCAAATTACATTGTGGCTACCATTAACGGCAATACGCTTACGATAAAAGCAGTAAAACAGGACGGAACGCCTATCGATACGTATTCAATAACAAAAAATCCTGATGGAACAGAAACAGATTCTCCACAGACTGTGATACCAACAAAATACAATGCAACTATGGTGACTATATACGGCAACATGCTTCAGCAGCCTTTTATGCCATCAAATCCCAAACAAATAAATGGCAAATGGTATGTACCTGCAAGAGCATTTATGCAATACTTAGGCAGCAACGTAGACTGGAACGCAAACGGTACAATAAGTATAACATATGGAAAAACACAAGCAAACTTGAACATAAGTAGCACTAAAGCACAATTAAACAGCAAAACATTAGCAATTCCAGACGCAATAGTATTAAACAATGGATTAACGTGGATATCGGCAGACGACTTAAAAGCACTCTTTGGCTTCAGCTACAAATACGATTCAAATACAAACATGTTGATGTTTGTCAAATGA
- the ytaF gene encoding sporulation membrane protein YtaF: MHFIYSLFIALANNVDNISVRIAYSVRGIKITAVKNLWISLITFIISSIAAISGSIISGLFSKHISSILSMILFISIGLWIAIEPYFKKNSDSHYDIDDKAKNIYDILKKPEKADVDDSKDIDFKEATLLGIALSINNIGGGLSAGMIGLNSFFIGFLSALISFIALWIGNYVTDFLNRWNFRKKATVIAGLILILIGIKQII; encoded by the coding sequence ATGCACTTCATTTATTCACTGTTCATCGCTTTAGCCAACAATGTAGACAATATAAGCGTTAGAATAGCTTACAGCGTAAGAGGAATAAAAATCACCGCAGTAAAAAATTTGTGGATATCCCTGATAACATTTATAATATCATCCATAGCGGCCATATCCGGCAGCATAATATCTGGGCTGTTTAGTAAGCACATAAGTTCCATATTAAGCATGATACTCTTTATCTCTATAGGACTTTGGATAGCAATTGAGCCGTATTTCAAAAAAAATAGCGATAGCCATTATGATATAGACGATAAAGCAAAAAACATATACGACATATTGAAAAAGCCTGAAAAAGCCGATGTGGACGATTCTAAAGATATAGACTTCAAAGAAGCTACACTTCTCGGCATTGCTCTATCTATAAACAATATTGGAGGCGGATTAAGCGCTGGCATGATAGGCCTTAACTCTTTTTTTATAGGCTTTCTGTCTGCTCTTATAAGTTTTATCGCCTTGTGGATTGGAAATTATGTGACAGACTTTTTGAATAGATGGAACTTTAGAAAAAAAGCGACAGTGATTGCCGGCCTTATATTGATACTAATAGGCATAAAACAGATAATATAA
- a CDS encoding M1 family metallopeptidase — translation MKSKKYIWLVILVAAIGLLIYFAPIKNSNRTVYNMDLKYNDKDKTIIGTEAVDFINTDDVNLSEVYMHLYPNAFKDKSKVPFTKEEMGLAYPNGFKPGYIEINDVTFGKNEKATYSIDQKTGEILKILLPKKLGKGDRISFTIDFKVQIPPSCGRFGYGNNTIQVTNFYPILSVYDQNGWNNDPYYALGDPFYSDVSNYRVKLAVPKGMEVATTGVVTSKIRQGDMNVLTIDAPNVRDFAVVMSSKFKVAEGDVDGIRVKSYYFDEDSGLKALKYAQDAIRFYNSYIGKYPYKEYSVVESDFYMGGMEYPNLVFISKDLYSKDNLFNLEYVIAHETAHQWWYGVVGNNEVREAWLDEGLTEYTTIMYIERYYGKATADAVFKSIISGEFYKFSKTNKDDAMVKTLGQFKDWNDYTNIVYNKGAMVFNELRSLIGDEKFKEVLDKYYSEYKYKNATTQNLIDVVDSVTGKDTGGFFEEWLD, via the coding sequence ATGAAAAGCAAAAAATATATATGGCTGGTAATCCTTGTTGCTGCCATTGGGCTTCTCATCTATTTTGCGCCTATAAAAAACAGCAACAGGACGGTGTACAATATGGATCTTAAGTACAATGATAAAGATAAGACTATAATAGGAACAGAAGCAGTAGACTTTATAAACACAGATGATGTGAATTTAAGCGAGGTTTACATGCATTTGTATCCTAACGCATTTAAAGATAAAAGTAAGGTTCCATTTACAAAAGAAGAGATGGGATTAGCATATCCAAATGGATTTAAGCCAGGGTATATAGAGATAAACGACGTGACTTTTGGCAAAAATGAAAAAGCTACATATAGCATCGATCAAAAAACAGGTGAGATTTTAAAAATACTTCTTCCTAAAAAACTGGGAAAAGGCGATAGGATAAGCTTCACTATAGACTTTAAAGTTCAGATTCCTCCATCTTGCGGTAGATTTGGCTATGGCAACAATACCATTCAGGTGACAAATTTTTACCCGATTTTGTCAGTATACGACCAAAACGGTTGGAACAATGACCCCTATTACGCCTTAGGTGATCCATTTTACAGCGATGTGTCAAATTATAGAGTAAAGCTTGCTGTGCCGAAAGGAATGGAAGTGGCAACAACAGGTGTCGTCACGTCTAAGATAAGACAGGGAGATATGAATGTATTAACTATAGATGCTCCAAATGTGAGAGATTTTGCTGTCGTCATGAGTTCTAAATTTAAAGTGGCGGAAGGAGATGTTGATGGCATAAGAGTTAAGTCATATTATTTTGATGAAGATTCAGGGTTAAAAGCCTTGAAGTACGCACAGGATGCCATAAGATTTTACAATAGTTACATAGGCAAGTATCCGTACAAAGAGTACAGCGTAGTAGAATCGGATTTTTACATGGGTGGAATGGAATATCCAAATTTAGTGTTTATATCAAAAGATCTCTATTCAAAAGACAATTTGTTTAATTTGGAATACGTTATAGCACATGAGACAGCTCACCAGTGGTGGTATGGCGTCGTTGGGAATAATGAGGTAAGGGAAGCGTGGCTTGACGAAGGGCTTACAGAGTATACGACGATAATGTACATTGAGCGGTATTACGGAAAGGCCACTGCAGATGCAGTATTTAAGTCTATAATCTCAGGAGAGTTTTATAAGTTTTCCAAAACCAATAAAGATGATGCAATGGTGAAGACATTAGGGCAGTTTAAAGATTGGAATGATTACACTAATATCGTGTACAACAAAGGCGCCATGGTATTTAATGAGCTTAGAAGCCTTATAGGGGATGAAAAGTTTAAAGAAGTCTTGGATAAGTACTATTCAGAGTACAAATATAAAAATGCCACTACGCAGAACCTTATAGACGTAGTGGACAGTGTGACTGGAAAGGATACAGGAGGATTTTTTGAAGAGTGGCTTGACTAA
- a CDS encoding ATP-binding protein — MLRDKSLKEALSRRQEVYRKIPQISQIDDKIKEIGIEISKAIFLNPQNQKEFLESLRHKLMHLKREKSELLKLNGYPETYMEQEYECNTCKDTGFVNNKRCRCFEQKLINLYYKQSSIEEITKTENFDNFDYHLYSDKPYKGKMSPRENIRSIVEVAKDFINYFDEEKESLFFYGDSGLGKTFLSHCVAKELLDKGKVVLYRTAPDLVEGLRLNKLNSDNDSYYEYTDLLRECDLLIIDDLGTEPITPFSLQEIFSIVNARLLANKKFIISTNLPLSEVMNIYPERLCSRILGNFKLLNFYGEDIRIKRKTIN, encoded by the coding sequence ATGTTAAGGGACAAGTCTTTAAAGGAAGCCCTCAGTAGGCGCCAAGAAGTGTACAGAAAAATACCGCAGATATCTCAAATAGACGATAAAATAAAAGAAATCGGCATCGAAATATCAAAAGCCATTTTTCTAAACCCTCAAAATCAAAAAGAATTTTTAGAAAGTCTCCGGCATAAGCTTATGCACTTAAAGAGAGAAAAATCTGAGCTTCTTAAGCTTAATGGTTACCCTGAGACGTACATGGAGCAAGAATATGAATGCAATACCTGCAAAGACACAGGTTTTGTAAACAACAAAAGGTGCCGGTGCTTCGAGCAAAAACTTATCAATTTGTACTACAAGCAATCCAGCATAGAAGAAATCACTAAGACAGAAAACTTTGACAACTTCGACTATCATTTATACTCAGACAAACCATACAAAGGAAAAATGTCTCCAAGGGAAAATATCAGAAGCATAGTAGAAGTGGCAAAGGATTTTATCAACTACTTTGATGAGGAGAAGGAAAGCCTGTTTTTTTACGGGGACTCTGGACTTGGCAAGACTTTTCTTTCTCACTGCGTGGCAAAGGAGCTTTTAGATAAAGGCAAAGTAGTCCTATACAGAACAGCTCCAGACCTTGTGGAGGGATTAAGGCTTAATAAGCTGAATTCAGACAATGATTCGTACTACGAATATACAGATTTGCTTAGAGAATGCGACTTGCTCATAATAGATGACCTGGGGACTGAACCTATCACACCATTCAGCCTCCAGGAAATCTTCAGCATCGTCAATGCAAGGCTTTTGGCCAATAAGAAATTCATAATATCCACAAACTTGCCATTATCCGAAGTAATGAATATATACCCAGAAAGACTGTGCTCGAGAATACTTGGGAATTTTAAACTTCTAAACTTCTACGGAGAAGACATAAGGATTAAAAGAAAAACTATAAATTAG
- a CDS encoding DnaD domain protein, whose protein sequence is MSRCNFSNDFDDMGSTPVSNFFINHYMLEAPGEYVKVYLLGLKYSYYNQSFSMEEMADKLFMSEDDIEKALKFWERSGVIKLRYSDNEYYIEYLPLVKKSDDVHTLSIDDTEVKQMFETVEKMIGRPLSPTEMNTYLSWVDEYGFSLEILTMLISYCVSKNKTSLKYMEKVAIAWHDAGLKTALDVEAYLKSESEKWLRYKKILRALGLKDDDVMEAHKAMMDRWMDDLGFDVDVIIKACDECVLKINEPSFPYINQILINWYNDGIRTVNDLDKTKRKPYTKKTAPNYKVPKNYFNGYSQRTYDVDELEKKLLAHSRGEFGE, encoded by the coding sequence ATGAGCAGATGTAACTTTTCTAATGATTTTGATGATATGGGAAGCACCCCCGTTAGCAATTTTTTTATAAATCATTATATGTTGGAAGCACCAGGGGAATACGTAAAAGTATACCTTTTAGGACTTAAATATTCATATTACAACCAAAGCTTCTCAATGGAAGAAATGGCGGATAAACTTTTTATGTCAGAAGATGACATAGAAAAAGCTTTGAAATTCTGGGAAAGATCTGGCGTAATCAAGCTTAGGTATTCTGACAACGAATATTACATAGAATATCTTCCACTTGTCAAAAAATCTGATGATGTACACACATTGTCGATTGACGACACTGAAGTCAAGCAGATGTTCGAGACAGTAGAAAAGATGATAGGCAGGCCTCTTTCGCCAACTGAGATGAACACCTACTTAAGCTGGGTAGATGAATATGGATTTTCTCTGGAGATTTTGACGATGCTTATAAGTTATTGCGTTTCGAAAAACAAGACGTCTCTTAAGTACATGGAAAAAGTAGCAATTGCATGGCACGACGCAGGACTTAAGACAGCGCTTGACGTAGAAGCATACTTAAAATCAGAAAGCGAAAAATGGCTGCGGTACAAAAAAATCTTAAGAGCACTGGGACTAAAAGATGATGATGTGATGGAAGCCCACAAAGCCATGATGGACAGATGGATGGACGATCTCGGCTTTGATGTGGATGTCATTATAAAAGCGTGCGACGAATGCGTCTTGAAGATAAATGAACCCAGTTTTCCGTACATCAATCAAATACTCATCAATTGGTACAATGATGGCATAAGAACCGTAAATGACTTAGACAAAACAAAGAGAAAGCCCTACACCAAAAAGACTGCTCCTAACTACAAAGTCCCTAAAAATTACTTCAACGGATACTCTCAAAGGACATACGATGTAGACGAACTGGAAAAGAAGCTTTTAGCCCATTCAAGAGGTGAATTTGGTGAATAA
- a CDS encoding peptidoglycan DD-metalloendopeptidase family protein → MDNEDKSNPFSCNLIKKVSIKRRFILTVILTILFAVVSYIGIDKSAFSNMEGYSLNHFAYGVEQGRFDGYLKNLSDKNLRIDRPTAIVIDGLNAVTLKNREDASLVLNDILDKYKNGFMKVYFKNDVKLVGVDSPAVKIETVEEALKNLEGDDAETYTVKDHDTLWSISRKFGITLDDIYKLNPTVTATIFKGQILKVKEPKPVLTVVSEKKVVYMDDIPHETVYQKDGDMLINTSKVVADGEDGVKIVTAVLKYCNGQISEEDVINEDVLKEPVSEIVSVGTKPISATVALDYPIRGHIVITSRYGQRWGRLHAGIDIAASINDPIYAADGGTVVFAGWENGYGNLVEIDHGNGYVTYYGHANKLLVKKGDKVYKGEKIALVGMTGNTTGPHVHFEVRKNGVPVNPMTYLK, encoded by the coding sequence ATGGATAACGAAGATAAGTCAAACCCTTTTAGTTGCAACTTAATCAAAAAGGTTTCAATTAAAAGGCGATTTATATTAACTGTCATTTTGACGATTTTGTTTGCCGTAGTTTCCTACATTGGCATCGACAAAAGTGCATTTTCTAATATGGAAGGTTATAGTTTAAATCACTTTGCATATGGCGTAGAACAAGGAAGATTTGATGGATACTTAAAAAATTTAAGTGATAAAAACTTGCGCATCGATAGACCTACAGCGATTGTGATTGACGGTTTAAATGCAGTGACGCTAAAGAATAGAGAAGACGCATCATTGGTACTTAATGATATCCTTGACAAGTACAAAAACGGGTTTATGAAAGTTTATTTCAAAAATGATGTGAAGCTGGTGGGGGTAGATAGCCCTGCAGTTAAAATTGAGACAGTTGAAGAAGCTTTAAAAAATCTGGAGGGTGATGATGCCGAGACTTATACGGTAAAAGATCATGATACTCTTTGGTCAATCTCGAGAAAATTTGGCATAACATTAGACGACATATACAAATTAAATCCGACAGTTACTGCTACAATCTTTAAAGGACAGATCTTAAAAGTTAAAGAGCCTAAACCTGTTTTGACGGTAGTATCAGAGAAAAAAGTCGTGTATATGGATGATATTCCGCATGAAACCGTTTATCAAAAAGATGGCGATATGCTTATCAACACTTCGAAAGTCGTGGCAGATGGAGAAGACGGTGTAAAAATAGTTACTGCAGTTCTGAAATATTGTAATGGGCAAATATCAGAAGAAGATGTGATAAACGAAGATGTGCTAAAAGAACCAGTAAGCGAAATTGTATCTGTAGGGACTAAGCCCATTTCAGCCACAGTCGCCCTTGATTATCCGATACGAGGACATATAGTGATAACGTCCAGGTACGGGCAAAGATGGGGAAGACTTCACGCAGGAATAGATATAGCTGCGTCTATAAATGATCCTATATATGCGGCAGACGGAGGCACAGTCGTATTTGCAGGATGGGAAAATGGCTATGGAAACCTTGTTGAGATCGATCATGGAAACGGATATGTGACGTATTATGGGCATGCCAATAAACTTTTGGTGAAAAAGGGCGATAAGGTTTATAAAGGAGAGAAAATCGCCTTAGTAGGCATGACAGGAAATACTACAGGGCCACATGTCCACTTTGAGGTCAGAAAAAATGGTGTACCAGTAAATCCTATGACGTACTTGAAATGA
- a CDS encoding peptidase MA family metallohydrolase, producing MKKNKIIVAIVFIAFVLALLFNESILTKAYPVYKVIGKDKIEESVKNFKTKESKHFIVRYQDSDTKYVSLIIDTAEKHYYGVTKDLGYAPKDKSIIIVYSNPDEMNKDFSLAKGENAMGIYLNGVISIESPALWIPSGQDVTKVFQYEGPVVHEFTHLVVDDIAKGNYPTWFTEGIALLEEYRQDGYEWGKDLSYNGEPYTFDQLENNFDSLDEMLAYKRAFQVTKAISDKFGMETIREMLRDLGSGMSIESSFYKETGLKLDTFVNNVKG from the coding sequence GTGAAGAAAAATAAAATCATTGTGGCAATTGTTTTTATTGCTTTTGTATTGGCTTTATTGTTTAATGAAAGTATATTGACAAAGGCATATCCAGTTTATAAGGTGATTGGCAAAGATAAGATTGAAGAAAGTGTAAAAAATTTTAAGACTAAGGAAAGCAAACACTTTATAGTCAGATATCAAGATTCGGATACTAAATACGTTTCGCTTATCATAGATACGGCTGAAAAGCATTATTATGGTGTTACAAAAGATTTAGGATATGCTCCTAAAGATAAATCGATTATTATAGTTTATAGCAATCCTGATGAGATGAATAAGGATTTTTCCCTTGCAAAAGGGGAAAATGCTATGGGAATATATTTAAACGGCGTAATAAGCATAGAATCCCCAGCCCTTTGGATACCTTCAGGGCAGGATGTGACGAAAGTTTTTCAATACGAAGGTCCTGTTGTGCATGAGTTTACGCATCTTGTTGTAGACGATATTGCCAAAGGCAATTATCCCACGTGGTTTACAGAAGGAATAGCTCTTTTAGAGGAGTACAGGCAAGATGGATACGAATGGGGAAAAGATTTAAGTTACAACGGAGAACCATATACTTTTGACCAATTAGAAAATAATTTTGACTCTCTTGATGAGATGTTGGCGTATAAAAGAGCTTTTCAGGTGACAAAGGCCATAAGCGATAAATTTGGCATGGAGACTATAAGAGAGATGCTTAGAGATCTGGGAAGTGGTATGAGCATAGAATCAAGCTTTTACAAAGAGACTGGCTTGAAGCTTGATACATTTGTCAACAATGTTAAGGGGTGA
- a CDS encoding response regulator, whose protein sequence is MSRILIVDDEKPIVEILKYNLEKNGYSTIEAYDGEEGLKMAQEKNPDLILLDVMLPKMDGFTVLRILRQTMTTPILMLTAKEEEVDKVLGLELGADDYVTKPFSMRELIARVKANLRRSGISNGETMSNVLSVNNLNIDLSKYRVEKNGKPIELTSREFDLLKFLVANRGLIFSREMLLEKVWGYEYFGDVRTVDVTIRRLREKIEDDPANPRYIHTKRGVGYYFSEESEL, encoded by the coding sequence TTGAGCAGAATCCTGATAGTAGACGACGAAAAGCCAATTGTGGAGATTTTGAAGTACAATTTAGAAAAAAACGGGTACAGCACGATAGAGGCATACGATGGGGAGGAAGGTCTTAAGATGGCGCAAGAAAAGAATCCTGACCTTATCCTCCTTGACGTCATGCTTCCAAAAATGGACGGTTTTACAGTTTTAAGGATATTGAGGCAGACTATGACTACACCCATATTGATGCTTACGGCAAAGGAAGAGGAAGTAGACAAAGTGTTAGGATTGGAACTGGGTGCTGACGACTATGTGACGAAACCTTTTTCTATGAGGGAGCTTATTGCCAGGGTGAAAGCCAACTTAAGAAGGAGCGGCATAAGCAATGGTGAAACCATGTCAAATGTTTTAAGCGTAAACAATTTGAATATCGATTTGTCAAAGTACAGAGTAGAAAAAAACGGAAAACCTATCGAGCTTACATCGAGAGAATTTGACCTGTTAAAGTTTTTGGTGGCCAACCGAGGGCTTATATTTTCACGGGAGATGCTTTTAGAAAAAGTTTGGGGCTATGAATACTTTGGCGATGTAAGGACGGTGGATGTGACAATAAGGCGACTTAGGGAAAAAATTGAGGACGATCCGGCAAACCCAAGGTATATACATACCAAAAGAGGGGTTGGTTATTATTTTAGCGAAGAAAGTGAACTATAA